A stretch of the Perca fluviatilis chromosome 17, GENO_Pfluv_1.0, whole genome shotgun sequence genome encodes the following:
- the LOC120544913 gene encoding histone-lysine N-methyltransferase Smyd1-like: MTVGNMESAELFDAGKKGRGLRATKELTAGEVVFAEPSFSAVVFDSLATQVCHSCFRHQANLHRCAQCKFAHYCDRTCQTACWDEHKQECGAIKKISKVPSENVRLAARVLWRIHKDTGIVSDSQLISVDQLQDHVADLSEEDLKQLKTDVHTFLEYWSCGRQQHSADYISHIFGIIKCNGFTLSDQRGLQAVGVGLFPNLCLVNHDCWPNCTVILNHGNQAAVSSALHSKRRIELRALGKISEGEELTVSYVDFLNLSADRQRKLKERFHFECSCEHCSQHIKDDLMMAAADSEGNKPSADQVKEVTAFSKDCLEKIERSRIEKDYHQVMKLCCECLEKQGNILADTNLYKLRVLSVASEVLSYLQSFPEAAKYARRMVEGYTKLYHPSNAQLGMAIMRAGVIHWHAGQIEVGHSMICKAYAILLITHGPNHAITRDLESMRVQTEMELKMFKQNECEYHTMRDAALKNQPMISSS, encoded by the exons TTTGGCCACTCAGGTGTGCCACAGCTGTTTCCGGCACCAGGCCAATCTGCACCGCTGTGCCCAGTGTAAGTTTGCCCATTACTGCGACCGCACCTGCCAGACTGCATGCTGGGATGAACACAAGCAGGAATGTGGAGCCATTAAGAAGATCAGCAAGGTCCCCAGCGAGAATGTTCG TCTGGCTGCCCGTGTGCTGTGGCGTATACACAAGGACACAGGCATTGTGTCAGACAGCCAGCTGATCTCAGTGGACCAGCTGCAGGACCACGTGGCTGACCTATCTGAAGAAGACCTCAAGCAGCTCAAGACTGACGTGCACACCTTCCTGGAATACTGGTCTTGTGGAAGACAGCAGCACTCGGCCGACTACATCTCACACATCTTTGGCATT ATCAAATGTAATGGATTCACACTGAGTGACCAGAGAGGCCTGCAGGCTGTTGGAGTGGGACTTTTCCCCAACCTTTGTCTGGTCAACCATGACTGTTGGCCCAACTGCACCGTCATCCTCAACCATGGCAA CCAGGCAGCGGTGAGCTCCGCTCTCCACTCTAAGAGGAG GATCGAGCTGCGAGCTTTGGGGAAAATCTCCGAGGGGGAGGAGCTGACCGTCAGCTACGTGGACTTCCTCAACCTGTCTGCCGACCGCCAGAGGAAGCTGAAGGAGCGTTTCCACTTTGAGTGCTCCTGCGAACACTGCAGCCAGCACATCAAGGACGACCTGATGATGGCTGCTGCGGACAGCGAGGGGAACAAA CCCTCTGCTGATCAGGTGAAAGAGGTGACTGCCTTCAGTAAAGACTGTCTGGAGAAGATTGAGAGGTCCCGTATTGAGAAGGATTACCACCAG GTGATGAAGTTGTGCTGTGAGTGTCTGGAGAAGCAGGGGAACATCTTGGCTGACACAAACCTGTATAAGCTGCGTGTGCTCAGCGTTGCCAGTGAAGTGCTGTCATACCTGCAGTCCTTCCCTGAGGCTGCCAAGTACGCCCGCAGGATGGTGGAGGGATACAC AAAGCTGTACCACCCCAGCAATGCCCAGTTGGGCATGGCTATTATGCGGGCAGGCGTCATCCACTGGCATGCAGGGCAGATAGAGGTGGGTCACAGCATGATCTGCAAGGCCTACGCCATCCTCCTGATCACCCATGGACCCAACCACGCCATCACCAGAGACCTGGAG TCTATGCGCGTGCAGACTGAGATGGAGCTGAAGATGTTCAAGCAGAATGAGTGTGAGTACCACACCATGAGGGATGCTGCTCTGAAGAACCAGCCCATGATCAGCAGCTCCTAA